The Halostagnicola larsenii XH-48 region GAAGGATACGGCAGTCGGCGCGGGTCGGTTCTCGTTCGGGATCTTCTTCTACGAATCCCTCGAATGGGACTCGCTGGCTTCCGAACTCGAGGGCACCGACTCGCCGGCGCTGTTACACCACGACGACGGGTCGACGTACTATCCACAGACCCAGTCGGAGTTTTATCGGTACGTCGACTCCTCGCCGGATGAATTCCGTGAGAGCGGCGGCGGCGCGCCATCCTACCTCGGCGTGCTCGAACTCGAGGTAACGATCGACGACTAGCGGAGCGGGGTACGTCCGTCATGCGTTACGTCCAATATGCGAATTTTACGCCGTAGAAAATAACATCCAGTCGACAACACGGTCAGTTCGCTCGGGCCAGGGGGGACCCGAGCGAGTCGGTGAACACGCGGACGACACACGGGGAATGTGTCGTCCCTGCGTGGTGAACGGGATGTGCGATCACATTGTCGTTGTGGGGAGATGACAATGCTATCCGACAATCGTCGGCACTCGCTAATCCTGGTGGAGTGATTATAAATTTTATGCTCGACGTGTATGCGAAATTCTGCTAGCACGTCGTAGTTCCAGACTCGACGCTCGAGCGAGTTGTCGTTCGATGGCTGGCTAAAATCGGATGACAGCGCTAGCGAGGGGGACGCCTGCCGTTCACAGCCGTTTGCTCACGTACGGCCCGTCCTGATGATAGCCGAGTTTGTTCCGGTAGTACTCTCGAGCGCCGATACCCGAGATGACGCTCACTTTGTCGAAGCCGGCGTCGGCGGCCAGCGATTCGGCCCGATTCATCAGCTTGCGGCCGTAGCCGCGATGTTGGTGTTGGTCCGTCTCGCCGTCCTCGCCCATCGTGACTTCCGAGCCGTAGACGTGCAGTTCCCTGACTAGCGCCGCGTTCTCGAGTTCGCCTCTGACGGGGTCGTTCGGGAATCGAAGCCGGCAGAAACCGATCAGGAGGTCCTGTTCGAAGTCTTCGAAGCTGATGAAGTGTTCGGTCCCGCCGCTCGCCTCGTAGGTCATGACGTCGAGTTCGACCTGGTCGGGTTCGGCGTCGTTCATCCCGGCCTCGCGACAGCGGATACACTCACACTCCCAGCCGTGTTCGTCCATCCGCTTTCGCGCGAGTTGCCGGAGGTTCGACTTCCAGACGCCGGCGTCGATGTAGTCCGCCGGAATGTCCCGTTGGACCCGCTGGAGCCGCGTATAGCGCGGGATCATGTCCTTGATTTCGGCGACGAGTTCCGCGGCTTCCTCGTTGTCAAGCGGGTCGTACTCGCCTCTGTGCCACCAGTCGTAGGTCGCCGTCCCGCGGACGATCAGCGTCGGATATATCTTCAGGTAGTCGGGCTTCCACTGCTCCTGTTCGAAGATGCGCCGGAAGTCCTCAAGACACATCTCCCTGCTCATTCCCGGCTGGCCGGGCATCATGTGGAATCCGACCTTGAACGCCGCGTCCCGCAGTCGCTGGTTCGCCTCGATCGACTCCTGAACGCCGTGGCCGCGGTGCATCTCGCGGTTGATCCGCTCGTAGGTCGTCTGGACGCCGACCTCGACTTTCGTCCCGCCGAGGTCCAGCATCCGGTCGATCTGCTCGGGATCGCACCAGTCGGGTTTCGTCTCGAAGGTCGTCCCGATGTTCCGGATGTCGCCCGTCTCGTTTTCCGCGATGACGTCCTCGAGATACTTCCACTCGTACTCCTCGGGATCCTCCGCGAAGCTCACGCCCTGGGCGGGTTCGGGCTCCTTGTCCACGTCGTAGTCGTTCATCGCCTCGAGCGCTCGCTTGACGAACCACTCCTGGTAGTCGTGGCTCCGGGCGGTCATCGTGCCGCCCATGAGGATCAACTCGACCTTGTCGATCGGATGGCCGATCTCTCGCAACTGCTCGAGTCGAAGGGTAACCTGCCCGTAGGGGTCGTAGTCGTTTTGTACGCCGCGGGCGGCTGCTGGCTCCTCGCCCGTGTAGCTCTGGGAACTCGAGAACTCCGAGTCCGGACCGCCGGGACAGTACAGACACTTCCCGTGCGGGCAGCGCTCGGGCGAGGTCATGATCGCCACCGGCGAGACGCCGGAGGCGGTTCGGACCGGTTTGCGCTGGAGGACCGATTCTAAGTCCTCGCGGTACTCCTGGGGAGCGTAATCTAGCAGCTCGGAGTTTTTGGGCACTTTCGGTGCCGAGTGCTCCGAGCAGGCCTCGAGTTTGGCCTTCTCGACCTCCTCGCGCTCGACCTCGCCGTTGATGATCCGCTCGACGAGCGTTTCACAGACCCGCTCGAACGCTTCGGTTTCGGTCGGGTCGGGCGTGTCGGTACTCACTATACCGTTTTCGGTGCCCTCGGCGAATAAGCGTGTCGGACTCTGCCCCCTCGGCGACGGACCGTTTCGTCGCAGGTGCCGTCCAGACGGGTTCGCAACGTTCACCAGGACTCGAGCGAAAGCCACCGACGATGGATTCGACACGCCGAATCACCGCACTCGAGGCGGTTCCCGAGGAGTCGACGTTCGTGTTTCGCGTTGTCGATACCGACGACGATGCGAACGAGGTCGAGGAGGCGATTCTGGTTCGCCAGGATGGCAGACTCGAGTGTTGGCTGAACTACTGTCAGCACTTCACGCACATCAAACTCGACAAGGGAACCGGCGCGGCGATGCGAAACGGCGAAATCATCTGCGAAAACCACGGCGCGTATTTCGAGGCCGATTCGGGCGTCTGCACGTTCGGCCCCTGCGAGGGAGCGTACCTCACGGCCCTCGAGGTGGCCGTCGACGACGGCGACGTCTATCTCACCGATGAGGGATACGATCTCCTCGGTCCGGGGCCGATCCCGACCGACGAGGTCGATCGGGCCTCGAGTTCGAACGTCGAGTTCTGATCGAACGGTTGGTCATCTGACCCAACAGTTGGTCACTCTGCGTTTCGGAGCGGCCCCGGCGATACGAGGTCCCGGTCCTGATTGTACTCGACGAGGTCCGCGCCGACGAGTCGCGGGAGGTGGTCGTGATAGAGCGAGATGTAGACGTTGGCGACCTCCTTGGCCGATAGTTCCGCGACCGGTTGTCCGGCTTCCCGCTTTGCGACTTCCTCTGCGGCGTCCGGGAGCGTGATGGACTCGCCGTAGTCGTCCATCACCGCGAGAAAGAGCCGTCGCCGACGGTCGGCGAGTAGCTCCAGCGCGTCGTCGACCGTCTCCGGCAGTTCCTCCCGGGACTCGAGCCACTCGAGCATTGTCAATGCGAACTCGGCGTAGTCGGACGGTGGGTGAGCGGGCGTAGTCATGAATTCTTCGGGCCCCAGCGGTTCACGTCTCGGCACCTAGCCTGCACACTAAATATTAGTGTCGAAACGGTAGCAGATACGTTCGGTTCTCGGTACTGTCTCATGTCGTCAACGGTCGTGCTGGTGCGAACGTCACGAGGGCTTTCGATTGGAGTCTCCGAGATCACTTGCTGATTAGCACCCGAGATTACTCGATGGTCAACACCGGTTCGTCGACTGCTTCGCTCTTGCAGGAGGGACACCTCGAGGGGAGATTGAGCAGGTCGTCGAAGCCGTTGAACCCGCAGTCTCGGCACGTCGGCGGTGCGACGAGGAACTCTTCGTCGGTGCCGTCGACCGACCGAGCGACGTGCTCTGCGTGTCGAACGATCGAGTGGGGCGTCAAGTCGAAGTCAACCGCGAGTTCGCTCGGAGTCGAAGCCTCCGTTCGCAGTGCGTCCGTGAGCCGCTGTCGCGTCGTTTCGTCGGCCTCTCGCATACATCCGTCTCAAGTGGCCGGCGGGGGATAGGTGTTCGCTCTCGCAATGACGGCAAAATCGGTCGCCGGAGAAAGGGTAAGTGACTTACATACTGGTGCTGAAATCCGGACCATGAAGGCCGTCGTCCTGGCAGGTGGGTACGCGACCCGAATGTGGCCGATTACGAAACACCGGCCCAAGATGTTCCTCCCCATCGGCGAATCGACCGTCATCGATCGGATTTTCCGATCGCTCGAGAACGACGATCGAATCGACGAGGTGTACGTGAGTACGAACGAGCGGTTCGCACCCGATTTCGAAACGCACCTCGCTGACAGCGAGTTCGAAAAGCCTCGACTCTCCATCGAAGACACCAGCGAAGAAGCCGACAAATTCGGCGTCGTCGGTGCGCTCGCCCAGCTCGTCGAACGCGAAGCGGTCGACGACGACCTGCTGGTGATCGCCGGCGACAACCTGATCAGCTTCGAGATCTCCGAGTTCCTCGATTACTTCGAACGAACGGAGACGCCGACGCTCGCCGCCTACGATGTCGGCTCGCGCGAGAAGGCCTCTTCCTACGGACTGGTCGAACTCGAGGGAGACCGAGTCGTCGACTTTCAGGAAAAACCCGATGACCCGAAGAGCACGCTGGTTTCGATCGCCTGTTATGCGTTCCCACAGGATTCGGTCTCCCTGCTCAGGACGTACCTCGAGGACGGAAACAACCCCGACGAACCTGGCTGGTTCGTCCAGTGGCTCCAGAACCGGGAACCGACCCACGCCTTTACGTTCGAAGACGCGTGGTTCGACATCGGCACGCCCGAAAGTTACCTCGACGCCGTCGCCTGGCACCTCGACGGCGAATCTATGGTCGCCGAGACGGCGACCATCGAGAACGTCTCGGTCGGCGAGAACGTCCACGTGATGGACGGGGCAACGCTCGAGGACTCGGAACTCGACCACGCCGTCATCTTCCCCGACGCGACGGTTCGAGACGGCGACATCCGGCGCTCGATCATCGACGAAGGAACGCACCTCGAGAATCTCGACCTCGCGGGTGCGCTCATCGGCGCTCACACGACGATTACGAACCACGTCGGTGAGTAAACCCGGAGTAATTCCGCCCACGAGGGCCCAACGCAACCGCTTCGGCGCTTTCCGTGGTTTGATCCACCGGTAGATCTATTGAGGAACACCACTCTATGGTATCGACAAGCCCATGCGTACCGTCGAGGCAGTCCTCCAGCGACGCGCGGAATCGGTGCCCTACGAGGCGCTCGCAGACGCGTTCCTCGAGTTCGATCGATTCAGCGGATCGAACCCGCTGTTGTTGATCGCCGAAGCCGCCGCCTCGACGACCGGCCAGAGCTTCGCTGGCGGAATCCGGCCCACCGTCGAACGGTTTCGAGAATCGTTCGTCGAGAGCGGCCGACTGACCTCGTTCGCTGAGCTCGCGTCGCTCGCGCTCGAGGACGACGACCTCGTCGACGCCCTCGGGGCTCGACGAAAACGCCACGTCCTCTTGGAGATCGCTGACCGACTCGAGGACCGCCCTGAAGACGACGACTTCGACTCGCTCCGTGCGTGGGCGGCGCAAGTGGACGTCTACCGCTACGAGACGGATCCGATCGGTCGCATCTCCGGCGTGGGTCCCTCGAGCCTGCAGTACCTCCGTATTCTCGCCGGCGTCGACACGATCAAACCGGACCCGACCGTCGCGGCGTTTCTCGAGTCGGTCGCGGCGGATCTCGAGTCGTCGCCGCTCGACGCGTCGACGCCGCTTCGGGGAATCGCGTCCTGTGAGTGGCTGGCAGTCCACACGTCGTTTCGCCGCCTCGAGATCGACCGTCTCGCCTGGTGGCTGGGAGCGAGCGACGCCGAGCGGACTGCCGTCGCAGACCAGCACGCTCTCTGAGCGGTGCGCCCGATTCCGATTCGGCGGGTGGGTCCTGACAGGGAAACCCTGATACCATCACCCGCCGAATCGAGTCCCATGAGCGACAACGCCTGGACCGATCGGATCGTCAGCGAGCGGATGAGCGTCGATCAGGAGTTCTCTCCGCGAGTGGAGAGTTCCCGCTTCTCGAGCCAGGAGTGGAGCCTGATCATGACCGCGACCGAGTTCGAAATCGAGCAACCAGAAAATCCCGAACAGGCTCGCATCGTCGCGAACACCGAGAACGTCGACAGCATCCTCCCCGAACTCGAGAACGTCCGATCGCAGATGGGGGCGATGGGCGCGGGCGGGCAGGCCGGCGCTGAGGGCTCGAGTTCCGGCGGCGTCGTCGACTCGCTCAAGAGCGCGCTCGGAATGGGCGGAGGCTCTTCGGGTGGGTCCTACGACGCGGAACGCGAGGCCGCGGAGACGCTCACCCAGGAGTACGCCGAGGAGTTACAGAACCGCCTCGAGGCGAATCATCGATGGGAGTCCGTCTGTGACGCCGCGGCGGAAAACTGACGACTGCGTCGGTGGCCGTGCCGGTGATGATCTGGCTGGCTGATGAGCGCGAATCGGGTGCCAGCCCCGTTAATCGCCCGCATGAAAGAGATTGAGTTCGCTCGTCTCGTAGATGTTCATGAGTTCCGTGATCAGTTCGTCGTAGGATTCGTCGTCGATGCGCAGTTCGTCCAGGCGCTCTACCGTCTCTTCCTCGAGTTCGACTGATGGCATACCCGATAGTACGGCGTCGACGGGCAAAAACACCGCGGCGACACTGTGTGTTGGTGAAACGTCTGGATCCGTGAGACCGATCGACCGGGAGGCGCAAGTCACAGCACCTTTAGGCTGGCTCCGTGAGGGTAGACGTATGACAGACGAAGTAGAGACGATCACCTTCTCGATAGACGCGGACGGCGAAGAAACGGAGACCGTAACGGTGCCGGCGGGCCTCGTCGACATCGTCGCCGAGGGCGACCAGAGCCCGACCGAAACGCTCGGCGACGTCGCGCTGCTCTCGTTCGCGAGTCGCGCCCACCACGTCGTCCACCACGGCGAAGGGTCGGACGAAGAACTCGAGGCACAGGAGGCTCGAGTCATGGACCTCTTCGAGGAGCGGTTCGGCGTCACGTTCGGCGAAGCGACCGGCCACCAGCACTGATCGGACGACCGACTCGTTTTTCGGCGGCTGCGATCGATCTGTAACCCTGCGTTTCTCGCGGAGTGACCGATACAACGTTGGGTCGAGGCGGTTCGAACACCGCTCTTCGCAAAATTTAGGTTCGATTGCCTGAATGTCTTCCTATGGGTTCGTTCTGGAATCTCGCTCGAGAGCGGTTCAGCCTCCGCGACACTGTCGTACTTCTCGCGATTCTCGGCGTCGTTGCCGTCATCTTTGACAGCTCCGTCGGTACCTATCTCGCTATCGTCGGCGCTATCGCCGCGCTCAACCTCGGTTACGTGTTCGCCGATACACGCGGGTTCGACCGCGATCTCGTTTCGTTCGCCGTCGTGCTGTTGGCGACAGCCGTCATCGCCGTCATCATCGTCCTCGAGCCCGTCGGACTCGAGTACTATGCCTTGCTCTCCATCGGCGTTATCGGCTCTCTCTTACTGGCTAACAGCGTCTTTCCGCGCAGTCGACTTCCGTTTTGAAGGGGAGTACCCGCGGGAGAGCGCCCGTGGCACGAAACCAGGAAGAAGCGACTGACTGGAACGGAGACGGCGTCGAACCTCCGCCGCCGAGACGCTACGAGGCGACTCAGTTGACCGCCTCGGTCACTCGAGCGCTTTCGTTTACGCCGTTCGTGGGGCCGCCATCCCCACCGGCGTCGGCCCCACCGTCGTTCTGCGGCGAGTTCGCCGGCGGCTCGTCCGCATTCGCGTCCCCTTCTCCCGGAGAACTCTCGGATGCCTCGTCCGTCGTCGCGTCCTCCTCGAGCGGTGCGCCCTCGTTATCGCCGTCGGCGGCCCCCGCGTTTCCGGGGTCGGCAGCCTCGGCTCCGTCGCCTTCCGTTTCACCGTCGACGGGATCGCCGCCTTCGGTCGTCCCATCGTCCTCGGTCGGCTCGTCGTCTTCAGCTATCCCATTGTCCGCGGTTGATTCGTCCGCGTCCGACGTGTCCACCTCTCCGGTCACGTTCTCGCCGTCATCGACCCCCTGGTCGACTGCGCCTGTCTCCTCCGGCGGTGATTCGATGGTCACCGTCGCCGTGTCGCTGTCGTTCTCGCTCGAGACCGTCGCGTCGTACTCGCCGGGCTCGAGGTCGTCCGTTTCGACGACGAACGAGACCGTCTCGCTCTCGTCTGCTGTGAGCGAAACCGCGTTGGACCCCGTTGTGCCGTCGACCTCGAAATCTATCGACTGTTCGCCCGCTTCTTCCCCGACGTTCTCAACGTCGACCTCGAGCGGAAGGTCCTCGCCCTGTTCGACCGGTTCGGTCGGCTCGAGAATATCGACCGCGAACGCGGCCGGCTCGGTCGGATCGATCTCGCCCGCGGGATCCGTTTCGACGACGATCGGTTCGTCGTAGTCGTAGAAGCCCATGTCGACGATCCAGGCGAGTCGTTCGTCGTCGTCCTCGGGCGTCCAGTCGACGGTGAAGGAGTTCGATCCGGGTTCGAGTTCGGTCGGCGGCTGGTCGTCGGTGGTCCCCTCGAGTTCGCTCTCGACGACCAGGTCCGCGTCGTTCGGGTTGTCGTAGCCGAACGTCACCTCGATGCCGTCGTCGGTCGGCGTCGTGTCCTCGACGGCGAGTTCGGGACGCTCCGGACGCACCTCCTCGACGCACTCGCTCGCGTTCGGATTCGCGTAATCGATGCTCCCGGGAGTCGCGTCGGGCGAACTGAAGCCGACGATGGCCGCGCCGAAGTCGCCGCCGGGAATCTCGACGATCGGTCCCTCGTCAGTTTCGCTCACCGCGAAGTCCTCGCCGACCTCGAACACGACCGGCTCCTCGAGCGGGGCGTCGATATCGTCGCCGACCGTCACCGAGTACTCGCCCAGACTGTTTCCGATCCCGCCGCTCTCGTAGAAGGTCGTCGCCACGATGATTCGGTCGCCGTCCTCGAGCGACCCCGTCACCTCCGCCTGCGAACAGGTCGGGAACTCGGCCGCGAACGACTCGGGCGCATCGTCCGGTTCGACCGTGTACTCGACGGATTCGTTCTCGAGAACCTCGCCGTCGTCGAGCCCGTTCTCGCCCGTCGAAACCACCGTCACGTCGAGCGTCGTGTTCTCCTCGAGCGGCGGCTCGAGGGCGATCGTCTCGTTGGCGATCGTTTCGTTCGCGTCGTACGGGCCACTCGAACCGATCTGGCTCCCCTCATCATCGGTTACGGTTAGTCCGTATTCGACCGTCGCGTTCGCCTCGTCGACGACGAGCGTCGAGCCGTTCCCGGTCTGGTCGGCCACTTCGAGCGTCGCTTCGGGCTCGTCCGGTGGGTCGGGTTCGTCGTCCTCGAGCGTGTACTCGATCGACTCGTTGGCGAGTTCCGTCTCGTTTTCGACGTCCCGGATCGAGACGTCGACCGTCGTGTTCTCCTCGATGGGCGGCTCGAGATCGAGCGTCTCGTTCGTCACCGACTCGTTCGCCTCGAACGCGTCGCTTTCGGCCGTTTCGTTGCCGTATTCGGCAGTGATCGCGTACTCGACGGATGCGTTCGCCTCCTCGACGAGCAGCGTTTCGCCGTCGCCGTCCTGATCGCTCACCGAGAGTGTCGCCTCGGGTTCGGCCGGTGGCTCCGGCTCCTCGCCCTCGAGTGTGATGAACGCGCTGTCGGCGACCGGCGTGCCGCCCTGCGCGACGTACGGCTCGTCGTCTGCGCCGTCGCTCTCGACGTACTGGAACGTTTCTTCGCCGGTCGTGTCGTGGTGGACCGCCGCGACGACCGGCCCGTCCTCGGAGAGCGGTTCGTTCAGTTCGATCTCGACGTCCTCGTGATCGCCCGACTCGAGATATTCCGAGTTCCCGATGACCCCCTCCGGGTCGAGGCCGATGTCGAGGCCGCCGTAAACCGCGACGAACCCGCCCTCCGAGAGCGAGACGTTGTCGACGGTGACGGTTTCGCCGGTGCTGTTCTGGTCGTCGGTGGAAATCGATGCGTTGCCCTCGAGTTCGTCGACCGCATCGACCCGCTGGACGACCTCGATTTCGACGTACTGGACGATCTGGGATTCGTCGTCGATTCCTTCCGCAACGGCGTACGCGACCGCATCACTGGCCGTCTCCTGGGCCAGGAGTTGCAGCTGCGAGACGCTGATCTGCTGGGACTGTATCGCGCTTGCGATCTCCTGACAGGCGCTCGAGGCCGCGATCTGCACCTGTTCGATCGACGCCTCCTGTGACTGGCCTAACGCGCCACTAGACGCACCCTCGGCCAGCGTCTGTACCTGCACGATGTCGACGACCTGCGTCTGGCGGACGGCGCCCTCGCCGGCACCGAACGCTGCGGCCTGGACCTGTTCGATTTCGACGGTCTGGCGTTGAATCGCCGAATCGAGGGCTCCCGTCGCCGCCCCGGTCGCCGCCGCCTGAATTTGAGTGATCGAGACCGCCTGTTGCTGGACGAGCACGCCCTGTGCGCTACCGTCAGCTGCAGCCTGAATCTGTTCGACCGATGCTTCTTGGCTCTGGACGATCGCGCCCGTCGCCGCGCCGAACGAGGCTTCATGAACCTGCGTGATCGAAATCCGCTGTACCTGCTCTATCGAGACCGTCTGGAGCTGTTTCAGCGGCCCCATGGCAGCGCCGTGGGCCGCTGCTTGCGTCTGCTCGACGCTCACCTCTTGTTGCTGGACGAGCGCTCCTTTCGCGGCTCCCGTCGCAGCTTTCTGGATCTGCTTGATCGTTACCTCCTGTCGCTGTTCGACTTCGAGTCGCTGCTCCCCCTCGAGGGCCGCTTCGGTGCTCCCCTCGAGTGCGCCGCCTGCCGCGCCCGCCGCGGCGGACTGGACGTGCTCGAGCGTGACCCGCTGGCGCTGTTCGGTCGTGATCGTCTGGTACTGCTCTAAGACGCCGTAGGCCGATCCCTGCGCGGCTTCCTGGATCTTCGGCGCGCGATCGACCCCGGTTTCCCCCGCGCTGGCTGCTGCGCCCGTAGCTGCGCCGAAACTCGCCACCTGTAGCTGTTCGACCGTCACGCGCTGGTGGTGGGCTATCGCACCGTGGGCCGCGCCCCAGGTCGCGCTCTGCATCTGGCTCGCGTTGACCGTCTGGGATTGCGAGAGCGTGCCCTCCGTCGCACCGGAAACGACGGCCTGGACCTGCGTCGCGTTGGCCGCCTGGGCTTGCATCAGCGAGCCGTGGACCGCCCCCGCCGTCGCGGCCTGAATCTGTTCTGCATCCGCCTCCTGATATTGGCCAGCGGACGCGTTCGCCCCCTCGAGCGCCGCCGCTCGCTGCTCGGCTGTGATCTCCACGCCCTGCGATTGGGCGAGTTCGATGCCCTCCTCGACACCGGCTTCGACGGCGTCTTGACCCTCCTGCGTGAGCGACGCGGCCGCGGTCGCCGACTGCGCCGGGCCGGATATCGGCTGTGCCGGGCTAGATACCGACTGTGGCGGACCGGATGCCGATTGCGTCGGACCGGACGCCATCGAGACCGTCTCGAGGTGGCTGTCCTCCGTCGCGGTGAACTCTGTTACGCCAACCCGATCGCGCGCGTTCCCGTCGTCGACGTTCTCGAGAGCGGCGTCGTTCATCGACTCCCGGTCGGACAGCCCGCCACCGAGAAACGGCAGGGCGACGACGCTCAGGACCACCGAAACGGCGATAACCGTCGATACGGCGGGTTTCAGGTGGCTCATCGGCTTTCTCGCCCCTTGGCGCCGGTCGTTTCCCGATCAGCCGTCGCCGCCGACTCGTTCGTTCGGCCATTGCCGCCCGATTCACGATCCTGATTTCCCCTCGCCACGTCTCCCGTGCTATCTATCCCCATACAACCGACCACCGGGACGAATCGGCGCTTAAGCACCCCGTTCGTTCCAGTTAGGGGGGCGATACAACCTCGGATTGCCGCGAACTCGTGTTTGGAGAATCTCCCACACCGAGCGACGTCCCGAGATATTCTGCCACTCGAGACTCGAGCGAGGGACCGCTCGAATCATCGTCGTATCCGACAGGTAAGATTCGATTAGGGTCGTCGTCGCGGGGCGGTGTGGGTTGCGGGGCGAAACTCGGTAAACCGAAGTTTTGATAGCGGTTTACGGACGAGAAGGGGTATGCAAACCGAACAGGGGTCGGTCGATCTCGTCGAGGGGGACGTGGTCCGGGTGTTCGCTCGAGCGGCGTTGCTCGCCGCGCTGATGGGGGCGACCGCGTTCGTCGCAATACCGGTTGCGGGGGTTCCGGGAACCCTTCAGATGCTCGTCGTCTTTCTCGCCGGGTTGTATCTGGGTCCGGTGTGGGGGCCGTTCGCGATCGTCCTGTACCTGCTCGCGGGCACCCTCGGTGCGCCGATCTTTTCCGGCGGCAACAGCGGACTCGGCGTCGTGCTGGGACCGTACGGTGGGTTCCTCTTGACGTTCCCGATCGGAGCCGTGCTCATCGGTGCGATCGTCCACCGCGGACGCGACCTCCGCGATCCGGCATCGGTCTCCCTCCCAGTCGTCGTCTTCGCGCTCGTCGTTGCGACGACAGCCGTCTACCTCGTCGGGTTTCTGTGGTACGCATGGGTTTCCGAAATGGCCGTTCTCGAGGCGTTCACCGTCGTTGCACTCCCGTTGATCCCGGGCGACCTGCTCAAGATGGCCGCCGCGGTCGCGATCGTTCGATCCGGCCTCATCGAGGCGACGTGAGGACACAGACCCACCAACACACATGATCGAATTCCGATCCGTCACCTACGGCTTCGACGACCACGCGGTGCTCGAGGACTGTTCGCTCGAGATCGAAGACGGCGAGTTCGTCCTGCTGGCGGGCGCGAACGGGAGCGGAAAAACGACGCTTCTGCGGCACTGTAACGGGCTGTTATCGCCCGACTCCGGCGAGGTGCTCGTCGACGGCGTCTCGGTCGCGGAAAATCCTGTCGCCGCACGAACGGCCACCGGAATGGTGTTTCAACACCCGCGAGATCAGTTCGTCGCGGCGACCGTCGCCAGCGACGTCGCCTTCGGTCCCGAAAACCTCGGCCTCCCGCATGCGGAGATCGATCGTCGCGTCGAGGACTCGCTCGCGGCTGTGAACCTCGAGGGGCGAGGCGACGAACGCATCGATACGCTCTCGGGCGGCGAGCAATCCCGGGTCGCCATCGCTGGCGCGCTGGCGATGGAACCGACGCATCTGCTGTTGGACGAGCCGTTTACCGGTCTCGACGAACCGTCGCGCGAGGCCGTCATCGAGCGACTCGAGTCGCTCTCGAGTGACGGAACGGGCGTCGTACTCGC contains the following coding sequences:
- a CDS encoding biotin transporter BioY, whose protein sequence is MQTEQGSVDLVEGDVVRVFARAALLAALMGATAFVAIPVAGVPGTLQMLVVFLAGLYLGPVWGPFAIVLYLLAGTLGAPIFSGGNSGLGVVLGPYGGFLLTFPIGAVLIGAIVHRGRDLRDPASVSLPVVVFALVVATTAVYLVGFLWYAWVSEMAVLEAFTVVALPLIPGDLLKMAAAVAIVRSGLIEAT
- a CDS encoding energy-coupling factor ABC transporter ATP-binding protein — protein: MIEFRSVTYGFDDHAVLEDCSLEIEDGEFVLLAGANGSGKTTLLRHCNGLLSPDSGEVLVDGVSVAENPVAARTATGMVFQHPRDQFVAATVASDVAFGPENLGLPHAEIDRRVEDSLAAVNLEGRGDERIDTLSGGEQSRVAIAGALAMEPTHLLLDEPFTGLDEPSREAVIERLESLSSDGTGVVLATHDLRDVSRLADRIVVMRGGEILEDGPSSRVLERLDGLDVRAPS
- a CDS encoding DUF7282 domain-containing protein; the encoded protein is MSHLKPAVSTVIAVSVVLSVVALPFLGGGLSDRESMNDAALENVDDGNARDRVGVTEFTATEDSHLETVSMASGPTQSASGPPQSVSSPAQPISGPAQSATAAASLTQEGQDAVEAGVEEGIELAQSQGVEITAEQRAAALEGANASAGQYQEADAEQIQAATAGAVHGSLMQAQAANATQVQAVVSGATEGTLSQSQTVNASQMQSATWGAAHGAIAHHQRVTVEQLQVASFGAATGAAASAGETGVDRAPKIQEAAQGSAYGVLEQYQTITTEQRQRVTLEHVQSAAAGAAGGALEGSTEAALEGEQRLEVEQRQEVTIKQIQKAATGAAKGALVQQQEVSVEQTQAAAHGAAMGPLKQLQTVSIEQVQRISITQVHEASFGAATGAIVQSQEASVEQIQAAADGSAQGVLVQQQAVSITQIQAAATGAATGALDSAIQRQTVEIEQVQAAAFGAGEGAVRQTQVVDIVQVQTLAEGASSGALGQSQEASIEQVQIAASSACQEIASAIQSQQISVSQLQLLAQETASDAVAYAVAEGIDDESQIVQYVEIEVVQRVDAVDELEGNASISTDDQNSTGETVTVDNVSLSEGGFVAVYGGLDIGLDPEGVIGNSEYLESGDHEDVEIELNEPLSEDGPVVAAVHHDTTGEETFQYVESDGADDEPYVAQGGTPVADSAFITLEGEEPEPPAEPEATLSVSDQDGDGETLLVEEANASVEYAITAEYGNETAESDAFEANESVTNETLDLEPPIEENTTVDVSIRDVENETELANESIEYTLEDDEPDPPDEPEATLEVADQTGNGSTLVVDEANATVEYGLTVTDDEGSQIGSSGPYDANETIANETIALEPPLEENTTLDVTVVSTGENGLDDGEVLENESVEYTVEPDDAPESFAAEFPTCSQAEVTGSLEDGDRIIVATTFYESGGIGNSLGEYSVTVGDDIDAPLEEPVVFEVGEDFAVSETDEGPIVEIPGGDFGAAIVGFSSPDATPGSIDYANPNASECVEEVRPERPELAVEDTTPTDDGIEVTFGYDNPNDADLVVESELEGTTDDQPPTELEPGSNSFTVDWTPEDDDERLAWIVDMGFYDYDEPIVVETDPAGEIDPTEPAAFAVDILEPTEPVEQGEDLPLEVDVENVGEEAGEQSIDFEVDGTTGSNAVSLTADESETVSFVVETDDLEPGEYDATVSSENDSDTATVTIESPPEETGAVDQGVDDGENVTGEVDTSDADESTADNGIAEDDEPTEDDGTTEGGDPVDGETEGDGAEAADPGNAGAADGDNEGAPLEEDATTDEASESSPGEGDANADEPPANSPQNDGGADAGGDGGPTNGVNESARVTEAVN